The following are encoded together in the Schistocerca americana isolate TAMUIC-IGC-003095 chromosome 6, iqSchAmer2.1, whole genome shotgun sequence genome:
- the LOC124620245 gene encoding piggyBac transposable element-derived protein 4-like produces MKNKPEKHGIKLFFVCDSNTGYVLNMEVYTGKGDDFTIIPLFERLLSPYLSKGHTVYMDQFYTSPKVIDFLLSKNTLGVGTVMLNRKEMPKSLKKAILKKGEMTFRHKPHMMVCKWKKTRDVAVLSSKHGATVYDVTVRAKGGHIKKFKPDAVLDYNINKTGVDRSDQLVAYYPYKKKSMKW; encoded by the coding sequence ATGAAGAACAAACCAGAGAAGCATGGCATCAAACTGTTCTTTGTGTGTGACTCAAACACTGGTTATGTTCTAAATATGGAGGTTTACACAGGCAAAGGTGATGACTTCACAATTATTCCATTGTTTGAACGTCTACTTTCACCCTACTTATCTAAAGGTCACACTGTTTACATGGACCAGTTTTATACTAGCCCTAAAGTTATTGACTTCTTATTGAGCAAAAACACTTTAGGTGTTGGCACTGTTATGCTAAACAGAAAAGAAATGCCTAAGAGTTTGAAAAAAGCTATACTGAAGAAAGGTGAAATGACTTTCAGACACAAGCCACATATGATGGTTTGTAAGTGGAAGAAGACCAGGGATGTGGCAGTGTTGTCTTCAAAACATGGGGCAACAGTGTATGATGTAACTGTCAGGGCTAAAGGGGGCCATATAAAAAAATTCAAGCCTGATGCAGTCCTTGATTATAATATAAACAAGACAGGTGTTGATCGAAGTGATCAACTTGTTGCTTACTATCCCTACAAAAAGAAAAGTATGAAATGGTGA